The window GCCCGACTCCAAACCACGATGTGAGTTCTAAACCCAGAATACGGGCGAGTGTCGCGGAGTCAACAGCGGCGAGCGTGGCTAGACTGTGCGACACACCACGGGCACGGAGCGGGGCGATGGCAGAGGAAGAACGCAGCGGCACGACGCCGGTGCTGGTGCTGCGCAAGTTCAAGCAGATCCTCGAGTCGTTCACGATCGACGACCCCGAGCTGACGCTGCAGCAGATCACCCGCTCGACCGGGCTGCCGGCGAGCACGTGCCAGCGGCTGGTGCACAACCTGGTGCGCGAAGGGTTCCTCGACCGCTACGACGACACGTACCGCGTCGGGCTCGGCCTGGTCCGCTGGGCGGCGCCGGGCACGTTCGGTCTCGACCTGGTCCGGCTGACCCGGCCGGTGCTCCAGCAGCTGCGCGACGAAACGGGCGAGACGGCGTGCCTGTACGTCCGCGACGGCGCGTACCGCACGGTGATCTCCCTGGCCGAGTCCCGGCATCCGGTGGTGCGGCTGTTCGTGGTCGGCATGGTGATGCCGCTGCACGCCGGTTCCGCCGGGAAGGTGTTCCTGGCGTGGGACAAGCTGGCGGTCAGGGACGCGATCGGCCACGGCCTGGCCCGCTTCACCCCGCGCACGACGGTCGACATCGACCTGCTCTCGGAGCAGCTGGGCCAGATCCGCGAGGCGGGCTACGCGGTGAGCTTCGAGGAGCGCGACCTCGGCGCGGCGTCGTTGAGCGCCCCGGTGTTCGGCCTGAACGGCGAGGTCAGCGCGGCGATCGGGATCGGCGCGCCGACCCAGCGGTTCACCGCCGCCGACGTGCCGCGGCTGGCGCCCATCGTGGTCGAGGCCGGGCGACGCGCTTCCGAGCGGCTCGGGTACCGGCCCGGTGTCGAGCGGGTCGCCGCTCTCTGATCCATCCTGTCTTCGCGACGTGCCCGGCACGGCCGTGCCCTTGACTCCGTCGAACGCTCGTCACATTATGGGTCGGCCAACCACATCGTGGAGAAGTCAAAGGAGACGACGGATGGCGAACATCCCCGACGCCGCCGTGCCGGACACCGGCACGATCGCGGGCCGGCTCGACCGGCTGCCCATCACCCGCACGCACCGCCGGGCCACCGTCGCCGTCGGGCTCGGGCTGTTCTTCGACTTCTACGAGGTCTTCCTGACCGGTGTGCTCAGCTCGGTGCTCGTCCAGGAGTTCTCGCTCACGAAGGCGGAACTGCCGCCGCTGCTGGCGTCGACCTTCGTCGGCATGTTCTTCGGCGCCCTGCTGCTCGGCCGGCTCGCCGACCGGTTCGGCCGCCGCGGCGCCTTCCTGCTGAACCTCGGGCTCTACTCGCTGTTCTCGCTGCTCGGCGCGTTCAGCGGCAGCGCGCTGATGCTGCTGGTGACGCGGTTCTTCGCGGGCATCGGCCTGGGCGCGGAGCCGCCGTTGGCCGACACCTACCTCACCGACCTGCTCCCGGCCCGCAAGCGCGGCCGGTTCATCGCCTGGGCGTACACGCTCGCCTTCTGCGGCTTCCCGGTCGTCGGCTTCCTCGCCCGCGGCCTGACCGAGCACGAGATCCTCGGCGTCGCGGGCTGGCGCTGGCTGTTCGTGCTCGGCGCGCTCGGCGCGGGCGCGGTGTTCCTGCTGCGGCGCGGCCTGCCCGAGTCGCCGCGGTGGCTGGAGTCCGTCGGCCGCACCGAGGAGGCCGAGCACCTGGTGGCCGGGCTCGAAGCCGAGGCGCGCGGGAGCGTCGACGAGAACGTCGCCCCGCCGCGCGGCAAGACCCGCAAGCGCGCCGCCGCGCCGGTGCGCGAGCTGTTCGGCCCCGCGCTGCGCCGCCGCACCTGGATGATGGTCGTCTTCCAGGTCCTGCAGACCCTCGGCTACTACGGCTTCGGCACGCTCGTGCCGCTGGTGCTCGCGGCCAAGGGGTACGCCGTTTCGCAGTCGCTGCTGTTCGCCGCGCTGACCTACCTCGGCTACCCGGTCGGTTCGGCGCTGTCGCTGCCGATCGTGGAACGCGTCGAGCGGAAGTACCTGGTGGTCGGCTCGGTGCTGGCGATGGCGGTGTTCGGGATCGCGTTCGGCTACGCGGGTTCGATGGCGCTGATCCTCGTGTTCGGCTTCCTCTACACCGCGACCAGCAACCTGTTCTCGAACGCCTTCCACATCTACCAGGCGGAAATCTTCCCGACGGCGCTGCGCTCGACGGCGTCCAGCGGCACCTACTCGCTGTCTCGGCTGGCGAGCGGCGCGATGCCGTTCGTGCTGCTGCCCCTGCTGAACTCGCACGGCCCGACGACGCTGTTCCTGGTCGTCGCCGGCGCGCTGGTGGTGGTCGCGGTGGACGTCGCGGTGCTCGGCCCGCGCACGACGGGGCGCCGGCTGGAGAGCGTCAACGACGAGGTCGCGCCGCCGCTTCGATGACCGCGACCGCATCGCCGACCGAATGCCGGGCGGTGTCGACGACGAGGCGCTCGCGGGTCCACGGCTCGTACTCGCGGGCGGCGATCTGGGCCCAGGTGGGCGGGACGAGTCCCGGGATGCCGGAGTCGCGGGTGTCCGCGCGGCGCCGGTGTTCGACGGGGTCGGAGCAGACGATCTCGGCCTCGAGCACGCGCGCGCCGTGGTCGGCGCCGGTGTCCCGCCAGGCATCGCGGGTGATCGCCAGCGGGTTGACGCACTCGGCGATCACGCTGACGCCGGTCCGGAGCAGATCGGCGGCAACCGCCCGGGCGACGACGTAACCGACCGGCCCGAGTGGCTGCACCAGCGAAGTGGCGCGGATGACGGCCTGCTCGATCGTGTCGACGCGCAGGAAGGAGAACCCGGTCCGCCGGGCCAGTTCCGCGGCGACGGTCGTCTTCCCGCTCGCGGGCAGGCCGCCGACGACGATCAGCAGCGGAGGCACGGCGGCATGATCGCACGCCGCGCCGATGGGGGCGGGCTCGCCCGGGTGCGATGGTCAGCGGGTGGAGCCGGTCGCGGCCGCACGCCCGGTCCGGGAACGCCGTATCGGAGGAGGCCAAGTCCCTCGATGCGGCATTCCCGGACCACCCGCCCCGCGCTCTTCAGGACGCCTCGCGCTTCTGCGCCAGCAATCCGCGCCTCAACGTCGTCAACGCGCGGTGCTGGGCCACCCGGACCGCTCCCGCGCTGCTCAAGCCCACCGCCGATGCCGTCTCCTCCGCTGAGAGGCCCAAGATGATGCGCAGCACCAGGACCTCCCGCTGGCGCGGCGGGAGCGTGTCGAGCAAGCCCGCCGACCAGTCCAGGGCCGCCGCGCGCTCGACCTCGTCGCCTGTCGGGTCCGGGCCCGTCCGGTGGTCGGCGGGGGGCTCGGCCACCGGGCTCGTGCGGTCGCGGGCCCGGCGGCGGTGGAAGTCGGAGACCTTGTGCGCCGCGATGCCGAACACGAACGCCAGGAAGCTGTCGGCCTCGTACCGGTACCCCGGCAGCGCGCCGACGACCGCCAGGAGCACCTCCTGCGCGCAGTCCTCCGCGTCCGACGAGCCGTCCTGCCAGGTGCCGAGCCGGCCGAGGCAGTAGCGGAACACCATCGGCCGCAGCGCGCGCAGGATGCCTGCGATCGCGGCGCGGTTGCCGGTGATCGCGGAGCGGACCAGCTCCGGATCCAGGGACAACGTCGCCGTGGGTGCGGGTTCGCCCGCGGCGGACTGCGGCGGCATCGAGTCTCACCTCTCTTCGGCGACGGACCGTCACGACGCTAGGTCACCCCGAGTGGCCGCCGCACCGGCCGGGCGGCCGCCGGGACCCGGGTCTTACGGCCCTGGCGCGAGCCCTCTCGACGTGCTGCGCGGGCGCCCCACCGGCGGCCGGGCCGAACGGCCCTACCGGCTGCCTCGGCCCACCGATCACGCTGGAGGCCGGGGATTTTCAGAGAAAACACAGGGACGCGATGGTGGACGACGTGGGCTTCGGGCTGCTGCTCGACCGGCAGCAGTGCCTCGCCCTGCTGCGGACGGCGAGCCTCGGCCGGGTGATCTTCACCCACCGGGCCATGCCGGCCGTCCGGCCGGTGCGCTTCACGGTCGTCGACGACGCCGTCGTGTTCGCGGTCCCGACCGGCAGCTCCCTCTACGCGGGCGCCCGCGACGCCGTCGTCGCGTTCGAGGCCGACGACTTCGCCGCCGACCTCGGCGCCGGCTGGTACGTCAGCCTGCTGGGCCGGGCCACCGAGTCGCCGGTGGACGGTGCCGACATCGCGTGCCTCTGCCCGTGCCCGGCGCCGGCCGGTCGCCAGTTCCTGCGGATCCCCGTCGAGGCCATCACCGGTCACCGCATCGCCTGCCACGCCGAGTGACACGGCGCCACCCGTAACAGCGGCACTCCGCCGATCGACCCACCGGATGGACGAACCGGATTGGGCCGACGCGGGCAGTCGCCTGTGGGACCCTTGACGGCCCGGGGACACCCCCGGGATCGGGCTACAACGGGTCGGCGGGAAGTGGCGGACGAAATCGGCATGCCGGCGATCCTGGCCGCGGTGGCCGGGATCGCGCGGGAGCTCGAGGTGCCGGCGGTGCTGGGCACCGCGGTGACGACCGTGCGCGACCTGGTCGGCGCGCGGTACGGCCGGCTCGAGGTGACCGGCCCCGAAGGCGGCGTCGCCGAGTTCGGCCGGGCCGGCGGCACCGAGGTGGTCGAGCTGCCCGTGCGGGCGGGCCCGAAGACGTTCGGCCGGTTCGAGGTCGAACCCGCGCCGGGCCGCGAGTTCGGCCGCCGCGAGCGGGAGGTGCTGGGCGCGCTCGTCGCGGCGACCGCGATGGCCGTCGACAAGGCCCAGCTCCTCGACCAGATGCGCCGCCGCGAACGCTGGCTCGAGGCGTCCTACGACGTCACCCGCGCGCTGCTCGCCTCGCAGGACCTGCGGGCCACGCTCCGGCTGATCGCCGAGCGCGCGCGGATCGTGGCCGGCGGCACCGCCGGGGCGATCGCCCTGCCGGACGGGCCGGGGCGGCTCGTGTTCGACGTCGTCGAGCCGCCGGGGGAGGACGCCGACCGGCTCACCGGGCTGACCGTGCCGACCGAGGGGACGGCCACCGGCGTCGCGTTCACCACCCGCCGCCCGGTCGTCGTGCGCGACTACGGCGACCGCGTGCAGGAGGAGCAGCGCGACCGCGCCGGGCCGATGCCCGCGATGATCAAGGACCTCGACTCGGCGATCTCCGTGCCGCTGCTGGTCGGCGACGATACGCTGGGCGTGCTGGTCGTCGCGAAGTTCCGCGACAAGACGCCCTTCACCGAGGCCGAGGTCCAGCTGGCCGAGACCTTCGCCGGGCACGCGGCGCTCGCCGTCGAATTCTCCCGGGCGCAGGAGGTGCGCCAGCAGCTGGCGGTGTTCGAGGACCGCGACCGGATCGCCCACGACCTGCACGACCTGGTCATCCAGCGGCTGTTCGCGACCGGGCTCGGGCTGGAGGGCGTCAGCCGGTTGATCGCCGACCCGGTCGTCGCCGGGCGCGTCGCCGGGTTCGCCCAGGACCTCGACGGCACGATCCGCGAGATCCGCAACAGCATCTTCTCCCTGCAGGCGCCCGCGCAGGCGCAGGGCAGCCTGCGCGCCGAGCTGCTGCGGGTGGCGGTCGACGCGCGGGACACGCTCGGCTTCGAGCCGCGCGTCGGCTTCGACGGGCCGCTCGACGCCGCGGTGCCGGACGCCGTCCGCTCCGACCTGATCGCGTCGCTGCGCGAAGCGCTGACCAACGTCGCGCGCCACGCCGGGGCGACGTCGTCCTCGGTCGACGTCACCGTGGACGGGGCCGCCCGCCGGCTGACCCTGGTGGTGCGCGACGACGGGACCGGGCCGCTGCCCGCCGGACCCGGCCGGGTCAGCGGGCTCGCCAACCTGATCGCCCGTGCCGCACGGTGGGGCGGGAACTGCGAGCTGGTGGCCGCCGAGGGCGGCGGCTCCCGGCTGGAATGGACCGCGGAGCTGCCGGCCAGGGCCGGCGGGCAGGGGAGTGGGCGATGACGATCTCGGTGTTCCTGCTGGACGACCACGAGCTGGTCCGCACCGGGCTGAAGACCGTCTTCGAGTCCGAAGTGGACATCGAGGTGGTCGGCGAGGCGGCGACCGCGGCCGAAGCGCTGGTCCGGATCCCGCAGGCCCGCCCGGACGTGGCGATCCTCGACGTCCGGCTGCCCGACGGCCAGGGCGTCGAGGTGTGCCGCGAGATCCGCTCGACGGTCGAGCCGGCGCCCGCCTGCCTGATGCTGACGTCCTATTCGGACGACGACGCGCTGTTCGGCGCGATCATGGCGGGCGCGGCCGGGTACATGCTGAAGCAGGTCTCCGGCCGGTCGCTGGTCGACGCCGTCCGCACGGTCGCCGTCGGCGGCTCGCTGCTGGACGCCACGCTCACCGCGTCGGTGATGAACAAGCTGCGCGGCGAGGACGTCGCGGCGCCGGACCCGCGGTACGAGCAGCTCAGCCCGCAGGAGCGGCGCGTGCTGGACCTGGTCGCCGAAGGACTGACGAACCGGCAGATCGCGGAGCGGCTGTTCCTGGCCGAGAAGACGGTGAAGAACTACGTTTCTTCGGTGCTGCACAAGCTCGGCGTCGAACGGCGCACTTCGGCGGCGGTGTACGTGTCGCAGCGACGCGCCGACGGTGGCCATTCGGGCTGATCCCCGCGCCCACTCGGGCGAAACCGGTGGGGCATCCGACGTATCTGGCCGCCGATGCGATACACCTGTCGGGTGACGCACGAGTTGTCGTGCGCGGCGGAGGGGACGGCATGTCGGGGTTGTCGAGCGGGGACTATGTCACGCAGCAGATCAAGGCGCTGGCCAGAGCGGTGCGCCGGGAAGGCGCCGGCGGCGTCGGCACGCGCAGCTTCCAGCTGGCGGAGCACCTGGCCGCGGAGGGGGGCATCCACCGCGGCGACATCCTGACGGCGACGGCGACGCTCCTGGCGATGACGGCGTGGTGCGACGGCGAGGCCGACGCGGCCTGCCGGTTCGCGGCGCTGGCCGGCGAGCACGACGAGGAGTCGCGCGAGCTGGTGACCCACCTGCTGCGCCTGGAAGCCGGGGCGGACCAGGGCCGGCTGCCGCAGGAGCAGGTGGAGGCGCTGCTGGAGTACGCGCGCCGTGCCCGCCGCGGCGACCTGGCCAAGCGGGCGCGCGCGATCACTGGCTCACGCGGCGGACGGCACCGGCGGGACAACTAGCGCGTCGGCGACAGACCACCGGGGTGGCCTTCGGGGAGCGGCCGTGGGCGGGGCCGGCGCCCAGGGACGCCGTTCCCCACCCACGGCCCGTTGGCCGGCGCGGCTGGCTCGTGAGGGGATGCGCGGGGGTCCGAGGGGCGGCGCGGTCGAGCGCCGGCCGGGCAGTCCGGCGCCGACGATCACGTGCGTGTCGATCAGCCACTCACCCCGGTCAGCGCGAAGAACTCCTGACGCGTCTTGGGTTCCTCCCGC of the Amycolatopsis sp. NBC_01488 genome contains:
- a CDS encoding response regulator transcription factor, which produces MTISVFLLDDHELVRTGLKTVFESEVDIEVVGEAATAAEALVRIPQARPDVAILDVRLPDGQGVEVCREIRSTVEPAPACLMLTSYSDDDALFGAIMAGAAGYMLKQVSGRSLVDAVRTVAVGGSLLDATLTASVMNKLRGEDVAAPDPRYEQLSPQERRVLDLVAEGLTNRQIAERLFLAEKTVKNYVSSVLHKLGVERRTSAAVYVSQRRADGGHSG
- a CDS encoding pyridoxamine 5'-phosphate oxidase family protein produces the protein MVDDVGFGLLLDRQQCLALLRTASLGRVIFTHRAMPAVRPVRFTVVDDAVVFAVPTGSSLYAGARDAVVAFEADDFAADLGAGWYVSLLGRATESPVDGADIACLCPCPAPAGRQFLRIPVEAITGHRIACHAE
- a CDS encoding MFS transporter, yielding MANIPDAAVPDTGTIAGRLDRLPITRTHRRATVAVGLGLFFDFYEVFLTGVLSSVLVQEFSLTKAELPPLLASTFVGMFFGALLLGRLADRFGRRGAFLLNLGLYSLFSLLGAFSGSALMLLVTRFFAGIGLGAEPPLADTYLTDLLPARKRGRFIAWAYTLAFCGFPVVGFLARGLTEHEILGVAGWRWLFVLGALGAGAVFLLRRGLPESPRWLESVGRTEEAEHLVAGLEAEARGSVDENVAPPRGKTRKRAAAPVRELFGPALRRRTWMMVVFQVLQTLGYYGFGTLVPLVLAAKGYAVSQSLLFAALTYLGYPVGSALSLPIVERVERKYLVVGSVLAMAVFGIAFGYAGSMALILVFGFLYTATSNLFSNAFHIYQAEIFPTALRSTASSGTYSLSRLASGAMPFVLLPLLNSHGPTTLFLVVAGALVVVAVDVAVLGPRTTGRRLESVNDEVAPPLR
- a CDS encoding sigma-70 family RNA polymerase sigma factor; this encodes MPPQSAAGEPAPTATLSLDPELVRSAITGNRAAIAGILRALRPMVFRYCLGRLGTWQDGSSDAEDCAQEVLLAVVGALPGYRYEADSFLAFVFGIAAHKVSDFHRRRARDRTSPVAEPPADHRTGPDPTGDEVERAAALDWSAGLLDTLPPRQREVLVLRIILGLSAEETASAVGLSSAGAVRVAQHRALTTLRRGLLAQKREAS
- a CDS encoding AAA family ATPase; its protein translation is MPPLLIVVGGLPASGKTTVAAELARRTGFSFLRVDTIEQAVIRATSLVQPLGPVGYVVARAVAADLLRTGVSVIAECVNPLAITRDAWRDTGADHGARVLEAEIVCSDPVEHRRRADTRDSGIPGLVPPTWAQIAAREYEPWTRERLVVDTARHSVGDAVAVIEAAARPRR
- a CDS encoding GAF domain-containing sensor histidine kinase, with protein sequence MPAILAAVAGIARELEVPAVLGTAVTTVRDLVGARYGRLEVTGPEGGVAEFGRAGGTEVVELPVRAGPKTFGRFEVEPAPGREFGRREREVLGALVAATAMAVDKAQLLDQMRRRERWLEASYDVTRALLASQDLRATLRLIAERARIVAGGTAGAIALPDGPGRLVFDVVEPPGEDADRLTGLTVPTEGTATGVAFTTRRPVVVRDYGDRVQEEQRDRAGPMPAMIKDLDSAISVPLLVGDDTLGVLVVAKFRDKTPFTEAEVQLAETFAGHAALAVEFSRAQEVRQQLAVFEDRDRIAHDLHDLVIQRLFATGLGLEGVSRLIADPVVAGRVAGFAQDLDGTIREIRNSIFSLQAPAQAQGSLRAELLRVAVDARDTLGFEPRVGFDGPLDAAVPDAVRSDLIASLREALTNVARHAGATSSSVDVTVDGAARRLTLVVRDDGTGPLPAGPGRVSGLANLIARAARWGGNCELVAAEGGGSRLEWTAELPARAGGQGSGR
- a CDS encoding IclR family transcriptional regulator, which codes for MAEEERSGTTPVLVLRKFKQILESFTIDDPELTLQQITRSTGLPASTCQRLVHNLVREGFLDRYDDTYRVGLGLVRWAAPGTFGLDLVRLTRPVLQQLRDETGETACLYVRDGAYRTVISLAESRHPVVRLFVVGMVMPLHAGSAGKVFLAWDKLAVRDAIGHGLARFTPRTTVDIDLLSEQLGQIREAGYAVSFEERDLGAASLSAPVFGLNGEVSAAIGIGAPTQRFTAADVPRLAPIVVEAGRRASERLGYRPGVERVAAL